The DNA window GGAGCCGTAGAGGTTGCCGCCCAGGCAGAAACCTAGTTTCAGTTGGCCATTGGCGGCGCCTTCCATACAGCCCAAGGTGTCCAGCCCGACCGTAGTGGGCAGTTCGACGCCGAAATGTCCTTGCAAGCGATCAAAGATGGCGTCGCGCAAGCGTGGCGTCACCCCCACGGATCCGATGCCCTGCACGTTGGAATGCCCACGGATGGGCAGCACGCCGGCGCCCGCGCGACCGATCATGCCGCGCAGCGCCGCCAAGTTGACGATAGCCTGCACATTCTGCACGCCATGCGCATGGTGCGTGATGCCCATCGTCCAAGCAAAGACGACGCGTTGAGCTTGAACGTAGCGTTTGGCGATATCGTCAATCACCTCCATGTCGACACCGGATCGGGCGACAATGTCCTCCCAACTGAGGCTCGACAGGTGCGCGGCGAGGTCGGGCCAATCTTCGCAGTGCTGCTGGAGAAACGGTTGATCGACGGCGCCAAGTTCCAGCACGCGCTTGGCGATGCCGGACAATAAGGCCAGGTCGCCGCCGATGTGAGGCTGCACATAGAGGCTGGCGATCTCGCTCCCTAGGAGCATGCTGCGTACATCACTAGGGACACGAAAGTTGACTAGCCCGGTCTCGATCACCGGATTGATGACGATGACTTGCCCGCCACGGCGCCGGCAGCGCATGAGCGTGGTCATGAGGCGGGGATGATTGCTGGCCGGGTTGCCGCCGATGACAAAGATGAGGTCTGAGTGTTCGAGGTCGTTGAGTTCGATCGTCGCCGTGCCAGTGCCAAGGGCGCTGGCCAGCCCAACTCCACTTGCCTGATGACAGTAGTAGCTACAGTTATTGACGTTGTTGGTGCCGTACATACGGGCGAAAAGCTGCAACAAGAACGCCGCTTCGTTGGAGCTGCGCCCGCTGAAGTACCAAAAGGTCTCATTCGGGGAGGCGGACTTGAGGTGGTTGACAACGCGATCGAAGGCTTCGCTCCATTCGATGGCGCGATAGTACGAAGCGCCGCGCTCCAAGAGCATTGGCTGGACGATCCGCCCGCACGATTCCAGCTCTCGTGGCGAGAACGCCTGGAGCTGCGACACGGAGTAGGTGGACCAGAAGTCGGGACGGATGGCGCCTTGCATGTCGGCCGCCATGGCCTGGAGCGATTTCTTGCAGACCTCGGGAAAGTGCCCTTGCTCGTTGACCATGCCGCCCCGCTGGCCGCCCATGCCGACCGCACAGGTCTTACAGGCGTTCTTGGAGCGCATAGCGCGCCACAAATTCCAATAGCCGACCTCGCGCCCTTTGCGCAGCGTGTAGGCGATGGCCTGCCAACCGCCACCGGAAGAGAGCTTTTTCATGGCGGTTCGCCTCGCGACTCGGCTGATGGCCCCATTCGACGCGGCTTAATCATACCGTGCGGCGCGCGCTGACGAGCGGTTAGAGCGCCGATTCGGCGGCTGCGGGCTCGATCAGGTCGGCATTTCCGAGCACCAAACTTTTCTGCCACTGCGCGGCGAGCATGAGCACGTTGATGCCCGAGCCAATGCCCAACAACGCCACTTGATCGTCGGTTACCAGCCAACCACGCTCGGCGGCCATCGCCAAGGTGATGGGCAGCGCCACCGAGCCGGTGTTGCCAAGCTGCTCGACCGTCGTGAAGTCGATCGCTGGATCAAGCCGCAAGGCGTCGAACAGCAACTTGCGATGCGCGAGCCCGACCTGGTGGCAGATGGTCTTGTCGATGGCGCCGCGCGTCCAATCGGCCGCATGTAAGAACTGATCAAAGGCGCCTCGCGCCAGCTCGACTCCGGCGGTCATCATCCGTTCGGAATCTGTGGACATGAGAGGCCGCATTTCGCCGGCCACGGCCTCGTCGCGCCCACTGTGACATAATGTGGAAAGGCTGGTGTCGGTGGCGAAGATTCCGCCCAGTAGGCGGTTGTTGGCACGCGTCAACTCTTCGTCCACTACAACGGCCGCCACGCTGCCCGAGCCGATTGTGAGCGAAGCGACCGCGAGTTTGACGCTTTGGCGAGTGAGCGACTCGTCGGCGTTGAGCGTGGCGATGGTGTTTTCGACCAGCTCGCGGCTTCCTTCGCTGGCGACCACCAGTCCGGCCTTGATCTGGCCAAGTTCGATCATGTTGGCCAGATGAACGATGCCGTTGAGAAATCCCAGACAGGCGTTGCTTAGATCATAGATGAAGCAATTGGGCGAGAGGCCGAGTCTATGATGCACGACC is part of the Pirellulales bacterium genome and encodes:
- a CDS encoding FdhF/YdeP family oxidoreductase, which encodes MKKLSSGGGWQAIAYTLRKGREVGYWNLWRAMRSKNACKTCAVGMGGQRGGMVNEQGHFPEVCKKSLQAMAADMQGAIRPDFWSTYSVSQLQAFSPRELESCGRIVQPMLLERGASYYRAIEWSEAFDRVVNHLKSASPNETFWYFSGRSSNEAAFLLQLFARMYGTNNVNNCSYYCHQASGVGLASALGTGTATIELNDLEHSDLIFVIGGNPASNHPRLMTTLMRCRRRGGQVIVINPVIETGLVNFRVPSDVRSMLLGSEIASLYVQPHIGGDLALLSGIAKRVLELGAVDQPFLQQHCEDWPDLAAHLSSLSWEDIVARSGVDMEVIDDIAKRYVQAQRVVFAWTMGITHHAHGVQNVQAIVNLAALRGMIGRAGAGVLPIRGHSNVQGIGSVGVTPRLRDAIFDRLQGHFGVELPTTVGLDTLGCMEGAANGQLKLGFCLGGNLYGSNPDAHFAVRALAGLEMVCYLNTTLNTGHAHGLAKETLILPVLARDEEPQPTTQESMFNHVRYSDGGPARHPGPKSEVEVVSTIADRVLASNGPIDWRGLADHRRIREAIAKIIPGFEKIGEIDQTRGEFQIAGRTFHQPRFSTPSGRARLHTHPLPELAGGPGQLRLMTVRSEGQFNTVVYEDYDLYRAQDRRDVILLHPDDLRALGLAHNQRVSVRSAIGVLENILAREFPEIKAGNALMYYPEANALVPRSVDPASRTPAFKCVLVTIEPQHQPSAARGKPATAAV
- a CDS encoding 3-oxoacyl-ACP synthase III; protein product: MRYHRVCLEAFGYTLPENVVTSDEIEARLEPLYRRLKLPVGRLELMTGIRERRFWAPGTLPSEKSVASAERAIEAADIDRRDIGALVHASVCRDYLEPATATVVHHRLGLSPNCFIYDLSNACLGFLNGIVHLANMIELGQIKAGLVVASEGSRELVENTIATLNADESLTRQSVKLAVASLTIGSGSVAAVVVDEELTRANNRLLGGIFATDTSLSTLCHSGRDEAVAGEMRPLMSTDSERMMTAGVELARGAFDQFLHAADWTRGAIDKTICHQVGLAHRKLLFDALRLDPAIDFTTVEQLGNTGSVALPITLAMAAERGWLVTDDQVALLGIGSGINVLMLAAQWQKSLVLGNADLIEPAAAESAL